In a genomic window of Paroedura picta isolate Pp20150507F chromosome 14, Ppicta_v3.0, whole genome shotgun sequence:
- the LOC143823795 gene encoding leukotriene B4 receptor 1-like, whose translation MWSWAGIQRGVERAVQDQEAQALGQRKAIALGRMSLSEENEAHPTAAIGRVLVCTILSLSFAVGVPGNAFVIWIICRRMKQRSLSVTMILNLAIADLLVLVTLPIWIYSFANTWLFGIPACKALVFVVYCSMYASIFLITALSLERFLAVFCPFAVQRRTKMTTHLVLLFIWLLSIAFGAVILPFQETEETPLGLQCAYRIYSDNTQKVACLLLETLLGFLVPFAVISICYVCIARRISSMTSSSKQRSNRLVASVVMSFALFWLPYHVLNLMSTASTLMEDSDLKASEALEDIADKGTLVAGSIAFLSSCVNPLLYAFAARNFQSSVRFSKLSRLFEQMSREAKLERTNELCVVNGKEETFVSTETM comes from the coding sequence GAGTGGAGCGGGCTGTGCAGGACCAAGAAGCTCAAGCCCTGGGCCAAAGAAAGGCAATCGCTTTAGGGAGAATGAGTCTGTCCGAAGAAAACGAGGCTCACCCGACCGCTGCCATTGGAAGGGTTTTGGTCTGCACCATACTGAGCTTGTCGTTTGCTGTCGGGGTCCCCGGTAACGCCTTTGTGATCTGGATCATCTGCAGACGAATGAAGCAACGCTCTCTGTCCGTCACCATGATCCTTAACCTAGCCATTGCGGACCTCCTGGTTCTTGTGACCTTGCCCATCTGGATTTATTCCTTTGCCAACACCTGGCTCTTTGGGATTCCTGCCTGCAAGGCCCTTGTCTTTGTTGTTTACTGCAGCATGTACGCAAGCATATTCCTGATCACAGCCCTGAGCTTGGAGAGATTCCTGGCGGTCTTTTGCCCCTTTGCTGTTCAACGGAGGACCAAGATGACCACCCACTTAGTGCTGCTTTTCATCTGGCTTCTCTCCATTGCCTTCGGAGCCGTCATCCTCCCCTTTCAGGAAACAGAGGAGACACCTTTGGGCCTGCAGTGTGCCTATCGCATCTACAGTGACAACACTCAGAAGGTGGCCTGCCTCTTGCTGGAGACTCTTCTGGGCTTTTTGGTTCCGTTTGCTGTTATCTCCATCTGCTACGTGTGCATCGCCCGACGAATCAGCAGCATGACAAGCTCGTCCAAGCAGCGATCAAACAGGCTGGTGGCTTCCGTCGTGATGTCCTTTGCTCTCTTCTGGCTCCCCTATCATGTCTTAAACTTAATGAGTACTGCTTCGACCCTGATGGAAGATTCAGACTTGAAGGCTTCCGAAGCTCTGGAGGACATTGCAGACAAGGGAACCTTGGTCGCAGGCTCTATAGCGTTCCTCAGCAGCTGcgtcaaccccctgctctatgcctttGCGGCCAGGAACTTCCAAAGCAGCGTGAGATTTTCCAAGCTGTCCAGACTGTTTGAACAAATGAGTCGAGAAGCGAAGCTGGAAAGGACAAATGAACTCTGTGTCGTCAATGGGAAAGAGGAAACTTTCGTGAGCACAGAGACGATGTAA